From one Mytilus trossulus isolate FHL-02 chromosome 10, PNRI_Mtr1.1.1.hap1, whole genome shotgun sequence genomic stretch:
- the LOC134686119 gene encoding uncharacterized protein LOC134686119: protein MFYFISLFCTLLCCLQVSNQAKIPIHTYDSLVSYLTNGSRVSYFFNTTTCKPISSTAAAAADLPIFGGEINFFLASKSSESAAVQLIFNHEVVEFDTKGALKVDLYSMYIMEDTLRMMYGKPGFFANNTDKIKGVICKWPIGNGNFWAHKPAFPKHLSSYNDIRQTVVGGDLIRFVITTGGCKCPSGEDCGDDYVGGDMKDFKITKEGTISFSKYMTLYFPISTSPMYYRVVFVGNVQPNNTLTFLLSYVDATTWKIEYDVTMACQIGNTPGHADFYFSSD, encoded by the exons ATGTTCTACTTcatatcattattttgtacGTTGTTGTGCTGCCTTCAAGTGTCCAATCAAGC AAAAATACCAATACATACCTACGATTCCCTCGTGTCATATCTGACAAATGGATCACGTGtgtcatattttttcaatacgACAACCTGCAAACCAATTTCATCTActgctgctgctgctgctgACTTACCAATATTTGGTGGCGAAATCAACTTCTTTTTGGCCTCAAAAAGTTCAGAGAGTGCTGCTGTCCAGCTGATTTTCAATCACGAAGTAGTTGAATTCGACACAAAAG GAGCATTAAAAGTAGACCTGTATTCTATGTATATAATGGAAGATACTTTACGTATGATGTATGGCAAACCAGGTTTCTTTGCCAACAACACTGACAAAATAAAGGGAGTTATCTGCAAATGGCCCATTGGTAATGGAAA tttttgggCACATAAACCTGCTTTCCCAAAACATCTCAGTTCGTACAATGATATCCGTCAGACTGTGGTAGGTGGAGATCTTATTCGATTTGTTATTACAACCGGAGGTTGTAAATGTCCGTCAGGAGAAGACTGTGGAGATGATTATGTCGGAGGAGATATGAAGG ATTTCAAGATAACAAAAGAAGGCACTATCAGCTTCTCCAAATATATGACATTGTATTTTCCTATTTCGACGAGTCCAATGTATTATCGAGTGGTCTTTGTCGGCAATGTTCAACCCAACAATACATTAACATTTCTGCTGTCGTATGTGGATGCCACAACATGGAAAATAGAATATGATGTAACTATGGCATGTCAAATAGGAAATACACCAGGACATGCAGATTTCTATTTCAGTAGtgattaa
- the LOC134686120 gene encoding uncharacterized protein LOC134686120, producing MFYFISLFCTFLCCLQVSNQEKVPINTYDSLVSYLTNGSRVSYFFNTTTCQPISSTASAADLPIFGGEIKFFLTSKSPEEDAVQLIFNHEVVEYDKKGVLNVDLYSMYIIDDTLLMMYGKPGFFANNTDNVKGVICKWPIGNGNFWADEPATLKHLGSYDNIRKTMVGGDLIRFVITTRGCKCPTGEDCGDAYVGGDMKDFKITKEGAINFSKSMILFFPIPTSPMYYREVLVGTVQPNNTLNFMLSYVDATTWEIENGVTMACQIGSTPGHADFYFSSD from the exons ATGTTCTACTTCATATCATTATTTTGCACTTTTCTGTGCTGCCTCCAAGTGTCCAATCAAGA AAAAGTACCAATAAACACCTATGATTCTCTCGTGTCATATCTAACAAATGGATCACGAGtgtcatattttttcaataccacAACCTGCCAACCAATTTCATCTACTGCTTCTGCTGCTGACTTACCAATATTTGGAGGTGAAATTAAGTTCTTTTTGACTTCAAAGAGTCCAGAGGAGGATGCTGTACAGCTGATTTTCAACCACGAAGTAGTTGAATACgacaaaaaag GAGTATTAAACGTAGACCTGTATTCCATGTATATAATAGACGATACTTTACTCATGATGTATGGTAAACCAGGTTTCTTTGCTAACAACACTGACAACGTAAAGGGTGTTATCTGCAAATGGCCCATTGGTAATGGAAA TTTTTGGGCTGATGAACCTGCTACCCTAAAACATCTCGGTTCGTATGATAATATCCGGAAGACTATGGTAGGTGGAGATCTTATTCGATTTGTTATTACAACCAGAGGTTGTAAATGTCCGACTGGAGAAGACTGCGGAGATGCTTATGTCGGAGGAGATATGAAGG atttcaaGATAACAAAAGAAGGGGCAATCAACTTTTCTAAATctatgatattattttttcctaTTCCTACCAGTCCAATGTATTATCGAGAGGTGTTGGTCGGCACTGTTCAACCTAACAATACATTAAACTTTATGTTATCGTATGTGGATGCTACAACATGGGAGATAGAAAATGGTGTTACTATGGCATGTCAAATAGGAAGTACACCAGGACATGCAGATTTCTATTTCAGTAgtgattaa